From a region of the Pristis pectinata isolate sPriPec2 chromosome 2, sPriPec2.1.pri, whole genome shotgun sequence genome:
- the hopx gene encoding homeodomain-only protein isoform X2, whose amino-acid sequence MQSGAAGRSDPLATLTADQIQLLENNFAQMKQPDGSSLMLIAAECGLTEELTAQWFKQRIAKWRESEGFPPESGSVKD is encoded by the exons ATGCAGAGTGGAGCAGCTGGCAGGTCCGACCCTCTGGCAACTTTGACAGCAGACCAGATTCAGCTGCTGGAAAATAATTTCGCCCAAATGAAACAACCGGACGGCTCGTCGCTGATGCTGATCGCGGCCGAGTGTGGACTCACCGAGGAGCTTACAGCA CAATGGTTCAAGCAGCGCATTGCAAAGTGGAGAGAATCGGAAGGCTTTCCTCCAGAAAGTGGATCtgtcaaagattaa